The Sorangiineae bacterium MSr11954 DNA segment ATCCACGCGACATCTCCGTGAAGTTCGATGACAGATCGGACAAGGTGGACAAGAAATTGGAAGCGACGGCGAGGCCGGCAAAGTACCTTCCGGCGGAGGTGGTCAAGGTCTTCGCCGAGGCGAGGGACGCCGCCAAGAGCCCGAACATGACGACCGCCTCCTGCGCCAGCGGCGTGCCGATGAGCGCCGGTAGCTCCTGGAGGATCGCCGCGTGAAGCTCGCGGCTCGTTCGCGCCACCCGCGCGCGCTCGGCGCCCTCGGCCTCGAACGCGCGCACCGTGGCCACGCCCTGCAAAACGGCGGTGACTTGGCCGTTCAACCGACCGCCCACGGCGCGCGCCGCGGAGAACCGGGTGCGCAACCGCGGCTGGAGCGCCGAGGTGACGGCCGCCAAGGTCCCCACGATGGCCAAGGAGACCAGGCCGAGAGGAGGCGACACAGCGAAGATCGCCGCCAGCTGGATGGCGCCCGTGAGGCTGCCCATGAGGAGCCTGGCGCCGGCGTCCACCGTGCGCTCGATCTGGCTCACGTCGTCCACGATCACATAGGCCAGCTGTCCGGGCGTGTGGCGCACGAACTGCTCCATGGGAAGCCGCTGCACATGATCGAAGATTTTGACGCGCATACGGTGTTGAAGCTCGCGGCCCGCCGTGAAGAGCGCGGCGTAGCTCTGGAAGCGCGCCCAGAGCTGGATGCCCGTGAGGCCCGCGACGGCCACCGCGACCAAGGCGAGCGCCGGCGCCCCGGCCAAGGAGATGCCCAGGAGCGCGATGGTCCCACCGCGCAAAACGAGATCGATCCCCAGGCCGAACGCGGCGAGCCTCGCGACCCCCGCGCAGGCGTCGACGATCGCAAACGCCGTCCCGCGCCCGATGAGGGGCCGGAGCGGGGCGCACTCGCGCAGCAGCGCCGCGAGGTTCGCGCGATCGGTCTGAAGATGAGGCGCACGCGCCGCCCGGCGCGCCAGATGGAAGCCCACCACCAGCGCCCCCGCGGTGGCCGCCGCCCATACGATCCCCCCGGCCGCCGCGAGCCCCGTCAGCACCGCACCGCCCACCAGCGCCGCCGTCGCCACGGTGCGCGCCGGCCCCCGCGCACGCGAAGGATCGCCGGCGGCATCCGCGGTGCGCGATACGACCGACCACGCCGCGGGCGATCCATCGACGCGCGCGCCCCGCGCCCCGGGAGGCACCGCATCGAGCGCATCGAGCGCCAGATCGAGCGCATCGTCCAGGGCACCGAGGAGCCGCCGCTCCACGTCGCCTGCGTCGATGCTCGTATCGAAGAGCACCAGCACGCGCAAGGTGACCGGATTCCACCGCACCTCGTGGATGCCGGGCGACGCGGCGAGCTGCGCGCAGGCGGCGCTCCATGAAGCGCCGGGCGCGTGCGCGTCGCCGATCGCCCAACGCACGCGGCCCGGCACGACGGAGACCGCGACCACCCTGGGCGAGGCGGCGCGCGAGGGTGGTCGCCGGGTCAATCGCCCACCGGCTTCGCGGGTTTGTTCGCGCCGCTCGAACGCGCCACGCGCGCAGCCTCGCGGGCGGCGGCCACGCGCTCTTCCTCGTCCAGCTCGGCGAGCGCGTCCTCGTGATCCTCGCGCACCTGTTCGGCGGCGCGGGTGACCGTTCGTTGGATGCCCGCCACCACGCGCGTGCCCTTTTTGACGATCTTCGACGAACTGCGTTGCAGCAAAAGGCCCGCCGCGCCCCCAATCAAAAATACGACCAATGGTCCCATATCATCCTCCTTTGCGCTCCTTTGCGGGGGTGCCGCCCCCTCGTCATGACTCCACCGAGGTCGCGACCGCGCGCTCGGGGTACAGCGTTCCGCGTCGAAGGCCGCGCGCCCACAGCGACGTCTCGTCGTCCGTGAGGCGGCCCGTGATCGCGCGTGCGCCCGTCTCTGCGCGCAGCTCGTCGAGCAGCCGATCGTAGAGGCGGGCCATCGCGCGCAGCTTGTCGGCGGGGGAGAGCGGCTCGGCCAGGGCGCGGACGATCCGCTCGAAGCGATCTCGGTCCGCGGGGAGCGGCTGCAGCATGCGCACCGCGAGCGCTTGCAGCTTGTGATCGATATGGAGCTTACCGCTGCCGAGCAATTGAAGCGCCTTGTTGCGGCGCAGGCGAAAATTGATCGAGATGGCCGGCTCCACGTAGTCCAAGTGGTGCCACCACGCCGTGGGGATGAAGAGCGTCTCGCCCGGCTCCAAGGCGGCCGACCAGCCGTCCGCGAAGGCCAAAAAGCGCGCGCGCTCCTCCTCCGTAAATCGATAAAAGAGCCAGCGGCTGAAGTTTTTGACGGGCATCATCTTCTCCGCCTCGTGGGGCGGGACCAAAAACACCCGCTTTCGGCCGGCGACGTGGTGGAGCAACGTCGCCCGCATATCGCCATCGAAGTGGAAATTCGCATGATTGCCGCCATTGCCGAAGAAGAAGAACGACGGCACGTCGTCGCCGTCCTCCTCCAGCACCCCGGCGAGCGACGTGCGCCGGAACGAGCGCGCCACGTGCTCGGGGGTGCGCTGCTCGGTGCACATCCAACGTGTGCCCGGCTCGCGCGCGATGAAGTCGGCATACTCGGCCAGCGACATCTTCCGATCCGGCACGTCGTAGCCGTCGCGCTGGCTCTCGAAATCGTTGTGCGAATACTCCTGACTGATGGCGAGTGGAACGGAGCCCCACGCCTCCACCGCCTGCTCGAGCGATCGAATCGCATCGACCGGCTCCCCCGCGAACAGGCCCGTGAAGATCACGGGCCTCTGCGCCGGTACGATGTCACCTTCGAACGCTTCACGGCTCGGCGCGGGCATCCTCGGGATCGCCCTGCCCCCGAGCATCATCGCACGACCCGAAGTGCGGTCACCCGGCGCGGGCTGCGCTCTTCTCCGTGGGTGCCCCACCCGGGGACGATCTCGCGCACCGGCTCCGTGAGGTAGGGATATGGGATCTCGTCCAGGAGCACCTTTTGGTACACGGGCCGGTTCTCCGGGCAAAGCGGATCGCGCGTGTCGTGCCGCTCGAAGTGGATCTCCTTCTCCGCCAGGCACCCGCCGTTGCACTGTCCCCCCGCGAACGCGCCGCAGCCGGTGCACTCGGTGTCCTCGATGTTGCGCGAGCGGAGCCAGGAGAGGATGGGGCTATCCTTCCAAATGGCCGTGAGCGACGTATCCTTGACATTGCCGCAGTGGTATTTTTCGTATTGGAGCTTTTGGCACGGATACACGTCGCCCGCGTGCTGAATGGCGATCTCCTGATTTCCCGCGACGCACCCGTAAAAGGGTTTGATCCGCCCGCTGTCCTGCAATTTGTGCATGCGCACGTAGTCCTCGACGACCATGCGCCCGCGGAGCTCGTCGGCCTTCGCCGAGGCCAGCTCGTAGAGCCGGTCGTACTCGGTGTGCGCGAGCACCAGCTTGCGCAGCGCCGAACCGCGGCCCATCGCATAGAGCTCGTTGTGCGTCCATTTGTTGCAGCCGATCTCGTGGCAAAAATCGATGATCGCCGGCACCGCCTCGAGGTTCCCTTTGTGCACCACGGTGATCCCGGTCACGTAAATCGCGTCGCCGAGCCGCTCCTTGATGCGCCGGACCCCGCCGGCCGCCGCCTCGAGCGACGCCGACTCGCCGCGCAGCATGGCGTGCAGCTCCGGGGTGTGGCCGTCGATGCTGATATTGACCTCGGTACAGGTCTCGGCGATGAGATCGAGGAAGCGATCGTTCTTGAGCAAAACGCCATTGGTCGCCAAGAGCACCTTCACGTGGCGCTCTTTGAAGCGGCGCAGCACCCGCTCGATCCCTTTCTTCATCAGCGGCTCGCCGCCGCCCAGCCATACGTTGAAGACACCGAGATCCGCGATTTGGTCCGCGACCTCCACGCACCGCTCGATGGGCAGGCTATCGTCGATGACGGGCCCGCTGGTGTTGTAGCAATAGCTGCACGTCAGGTTGCAGACATTGGTGATGTCCCACGTGACATTGAGCGGCGCCGAGAGGCTCTCGGTGATCACCCCGTAGCCGATGGTGTCCCCGGTGCGATCGAAGCGCGCGATGGCCACCAGGTTCGCGAGGTGCTCGTCCGCGCGGCCCGCGGGCTCGCCGAGCTGCACCATCGCCTCTTTGATGGTGTCGCGCGTCTCGCCGTCGCGGAGCATCTCGAACAGGCACGCGGCGAGCGGCGTAATCCGGAGTTGGAAAATGCGATAGCGATCGTGGGCGTTGCCGAAAATGACGGCGGCGTCGCCTTCGCGGCGCAAGATCATCTCCCCGGAGTGGATTTGCCGCCGGACCACGTCCAGCTCGGATTCGAGTCGCTGTTCGTCTTGCTCGTACATGGTAGCTCCTCTCCAGTTCCTGCGCTTCGTGCGGGAGTCTCCCGACGAGTGCCATCGCGCAAAGGCGCGACCGACGGCCCCATCGCGGGGCCGCCGGCGGCGCACGTGGTTCTTACGTCCAGGCCGAGAAGCACCCCTGCTTGGTGCAGTTCAGGTGCTCGTTGATGTTCTTCACGGCCTTTACTTCCTTCGACTGCTCCAACGCCTTCTTCAACTTCTCCACGTTCTTCGTGCTCATGGTGTTTCTCCTTGTTCCGCGCCGGTCATCGAGACAGGCGGGTTTCCTTGGAGCTTTGCGCGCGGAGCGCGGCGACCAGCTCCTTATTTGCGAAGAGGCCCTTGCGC contains these protein-coding regions:
- a CDS encoding cupin-like domain-containing protein is translated as MPAPSREAFEGDIVPAQRPVIFTGLFAGEPVDAIRSLEQAVEAWGSVPLAISQEYSHNDFESQRDGYDVPDRKMSLAEYADFIAREPGTRWMCTEQRTPEHVARSFRRTSLAGVLEEDGDDVPSFFFFGNGGNHANFHFDGDMRATLLHHVAGRKRVFLVPPHEAEKMMPVKNFSRWLFYRFTEEERARFLAFADGWSAALEPGETLFIPTAWWHHLDYVEPAISINFRLRRNKALQLLGSGKLHIDHKLQALAVRMLQPLPADRDRFERIVRALAEPLSPADKLRAMARLYDRLLDELRAETGARAITGRLTDDETSLWARGLRRGTLYPERAVATSVES
- a CDS encoding ABC transporter ATP-binding protein/permease — encoded protein: MTRRPPSRAASPRVVAVSVVPGRVRWAIGDAHAPGASWSAACAQLAASPGIHEVRWNPVTLRVLVLFDTSIDAGDVERRLLGALDDALDLALDALDAVPPGARGARVDGSPAAWSVVSRTADAAGDPSRARGPARTVATAALVGGAVLTGLAAAGGIVWAAATAGALVVGFHLARRAARAPHLQTDRANLAALLRECAPLRPLIGRGTAFAIVDACAGVARLAAFGLGIDLVLRGGTIALLGISLAGAPALALVAVAVAGLTGIQLWARFQSYAALFTAGRELQHRMRVKIFDHVQRLPMEQFVRHTPGQLAYVIVDDVSQIERTVDAGARLLMGSLTGAIQLAAIFAVSPPLGLVSLAIVGTLAAVTSALQPRLRTRFSAARAVGGRLNGQVTAVLQGVATVRAFEAEGAERARVARTSRELHAAILQELPALIGTPLAQEAVVMFGLLAASLASAKTLTTSAGRYFAGLAVASNFLSTLSDLSSNFTEMSRGLTSFGRVRALLELAPETSVPAAAAAMNTSGPLRGSVAYDRVSFSYPGGPPVLHDVSVSLPEGKTVAVVGLSGSGKSTLVNLLLGFYPPDRGTIRIDGADIANVPRGTLRRAIAVVSQDVQLFPFSVHDNIALGRPGTDRASVIRAARLAYAHDFIEALPDGYDTILSDRGTTLSGGQRQRLAIARAILKDAPLLVLDEATSHLDATTDDLVQGSLRTLAHGRTVLVIAHKLSTIEHADQCYVFEHGRVIGQGVPSQLRDG
- a CDS encoding radical SAM protein; translated protein: MYEQDEQRLESELDVVRRQIHSGEMILRREGDAAVIFGNAHDRYRIFQLRITPLAACLFEMLRDGETRDTIKEAMVQLGEPAGRADEHLANLVAIARFDRTGDTIGYGVITESLSAPLNVTWDITNVCNLTCSYCYNTSGPVIDDSLPIERCVEVADQIADLGVFNVWLGGGEPLMKKGIERVLRRFKERHVKVLLATNGVLLKNDRFLDLIAETCTEVNISIDGHTPELHAMLRGESASLEAAAGGVRRIKERLGDAIYVTGITVVHKGNLEAVPAIIDFCHEIGCNKWTHNELYAMGRGSALRKLVLAHTEYDRLYELASAKADELRGRMVVEDYVRMHKLQDSGRIKPFYGCVAGNQEIAIQHAGDVYPCQKLQYEKYHCGNVKDTSLTAIWKDSPILSWLRSRNIEDTECTGCGAFAGGQCNGGCLAEKEIHFERHDTRDPLCPENRPVYQKVLLDEIPYPYLTEPVREIVPGWGTHGEERSPRRVTALRVVR